The Paenibacillus sp. genome has a segment encoding these proteins:
- a CDS encoding fibronectin type III domain-containing protein, which translates to MRSKGLIGKYRRWFASIIAFALVCTTIVGTAPPAKAEEAGAGIELRFDFGTATSPVQSGALQVHESLLYTADRGYGLDRIIASRNRSGGDDWTNDFVLGVEYTFMADVPNGEYDITAYSGDLLEGTSSTRTNITLEGAAAGSISSRQAVTQATFRTTVQDGQLTVGVTGSGVGGYLNGLIVKTAVPTPPPAPASLVVAGMTVAGEPSVTLQWSTVTEAVYYQLYRSASDAVPPAPVARTSELSYTDQDVVEGGTYTYRVSAVSASGLESEPSAPVTATLTQTSGPAEPLPEALPLRFDFGPGAVEEGYFAVRGETAYNAELKYGFANPSMVSSADRATPDALRADFVSPAGTPFLLDLPAGDYKITVVAGDAEATTNIGVKAESITKIPVVDRAAGQYLEQSFDLALVDGQLTLELLGTSPKLNALVIEKLPERSPGERPTVYLAGDSTVQTYDEYWKPEAGWGQMIPRYFTNDVAFDNRAIGGRSSKSFQFEGRLDAILLDARPGDYLMVQFGHNDATVSVPERYASVPDYKNYLKTYVAGARQRGATPILVTPVGRRDFNPETGKFNVSFPDYVAGMKEVAQELNVPLVDLSALSVAYYNEIGPEATMAVFLYTEPGMYPAFPNGSQDNTHFQEYGAIQIARLVSVGVKALSGVPLSNYVTDVEPPAAVPAKPTGLVASNVSNAGATLAWNAVEGADIYKIYRKRAADEAYALIGTSTVPTLSVIGMTEGETYHLRVSAVNGKGESEPSDAVVVRMKQATIKFDFGLANSPVAAGYTGVNLSTVYSQERGYGIVNPQGMIGRDRGTGGDLLRDWLGYFNVGWQFDVDVPNGLYSVKVYVGDYSGSARTTVAVEGQDYGQVSAPRNNIAEKIIPTVSVKDGRMNFRFAGSTGIVNGLEITPILAAPANLRIDSLDLDPEQPSATLLWDPVDDAAQYRVYKRIEGAKQAELAGVTSATSFSDTAMDVGLQYEYSVSTVDHAGTETVPSSPLLVPMFDPSQPVPAVPSNLRLGAVNKNDLTIEWDSADGAYSYVVYRAKKADGPYALVGRTKEPRFTDTTVLTTIRYYYKVASAGLGGKSGFSEPIETPAVTVLKRQMETLDRAPVAIATEQGVYIGWRKLGLDPANIAFALYRDGKKITGEPIEGATNWLDREGTAASVYQLYTVVDGVETPATQRFGVWQKQYLSVPLDKPADGVTKDNQPYTYHAGDASVGDLDGDGTYEIVLLWNPSNAKDNSQAGYTGIVYMDAYKLDGTRLWRINLGPNIRAGAHYTQFMVYDLDGDGKSEVAFKTADGTVDGVGNVIGRAGVDHRNSSGYVLQGAEYITVFEGATGKALATAEYDPPRGDVSSWGDSYGNRVDRFLAAVAYLDGERPSLVMSRGYYTRTVLAAYNYRDGQLTKLWRFDTNDEGNGGYAGQGNHNLSIGDVDGDGKDEISFGAMAIDDDGTGLYTTGLGHGDAMHLGDLDPDRPGLELFDVHEHADSPYGMEMRDPATGEVLWGVRTGVDTGRGMTADIDPRHLGEEAWSATITNEQQVQITGLYNVKGERISLNIPTSTNFGIWWDGDLLRELLDGIRIDKWDYESETTQNVLTATGSASNNSTKANPSLQADLFGDWREEVVWRAADSSELRIYSTTDVTEHGLRTLMHDPIYRLGVAWQNVGYNQPPHTGYYLGVGMTEPAAPSIYLTAANLPDIEPPTIVFQSADGATYGVADLVPLGCETTDAQSGIVSSDCDPNAAAFGYELGGGTHVLTAHATDAAGNAAQASITIHVAVDFEGVIALTRSFVSSADVESSLIEKLQAAQAADARGNGQAKEGQLGAYMNQLKAQTDKAIAPEQASVLAELARQL; encoded by the coding sequence ATGAGGAGCAAAGGTCTGATCGGCAAGTATCGCAGGTGGTTCGCCAGCATCATCGCTTTCGCGTTGGTTTGCACGACGATCGTCGGCACGGCGCCTCCCGCCAAGGCGGAGGAAGCCGGAGCCGGTATCGAGCTCCGTTTCGATTTCGGCACGGCGACCAGTCCGGTCCAAAGCGGCGCGCTGCAGGTGCACGAGTCGTTGTTGTACACGGCCGATCGCGGCTACGGGCTCGATCGAATCATCGCGTCGCGCAACCGTTCCGGCGGGGACGACTGGACCAACGATTTCGTCCTGGGCGTCGAATACACGTTCATGGCGGATGTCCCTAACGGGGAGTACGACATAACCGCCTATTCCGGCGACTTGCTCGAAGGAACGTCGTCGACGCGTACGAACATTACGCTCGAAGGCGCCGCCGCCGGATCGATCTCGTCTCGTCAGGCGGTTACGCAGGCGACGTTCCGTACGACCGTGCAGGACGGGCAGCTGACGGTAGGCGTCACCGGCTCGGGTGTGGGCGGGTATTTGAACGGATTGATCGTTAAAACCGCCGTGCCGACGCCGCCGCCGGCGCCCGCATCGCTCGTCGTCGCCGGCATGACCGTCGCGGGCGAGCCGTCGGTGACGCTGCAGTGGAGCACGGTGACCGAGGCCGTGTACTACCAACTGTACCGCTCGGCTTCCGACGCCGTTCCTCCGGCTCCAGTCGCGCGTACGAGCGAATTGAGCTACACGGATCAGGATGTCGTCGAAGGCGGTACCTATACATACCGGGTTAGCGCTGTAAGCGCTTCAGGACTCGAGTCCGAGCCGAGCGCTCCGGTCACGGCGACGCTCACGCAGACGTCCGGTCCGGCAGAACCGCTGCCGGAAGCGCTGCCGCTCCGCTTCGATTTCGGTCCGGGCGCCGTCGAAGAAGGCTACTTCGCCGTTCGCGGAGAGACCGCCTACAACGCGGAACTGAAGTACGGGTTCGCGAATCCGTCGATGGTCAGCTCTGCGGACCGCGCAACGCCGGACGCCCTTCGCGCCGACTTCGTCTCGCCGGCGGGCACGCCGTTCCTGCTCGACTTGCCGGCAGGGGATTACAAAATCACCGTCGTCGCGGGCGACGCCGAAGCGACGACCAACATCGGCGTGAAGGCGGAATCGATCACGAAAATTCCGGTTGTCGACCGCGCGGCCGGCCAATACTTGGAACAGTCGTTCGACCTTGCGCTCGTCGACGGTCAACTGACGTTGGAGCTGCTCGGCACATCGCCGAAGCTGAACGCGCTCGTCATCGAGAAGCTGCCGGAGCGTTCTCCGGGGGAGAGACCGACCGTGTACCTCGCGGGCGACTCGACCGTCCAAACATATGACGAGTACTGGAAGCCGGAAGCCGGCTGGGGGCAAATGATTCCGCGTTACTTCACCAACGACGTCGCGTTCGATAATCGCGCGATCGGCGGACGCAGCTCCAAATCGTTCCAGTTCGAAGGGCGTCTCGACGCCATTTTGCTCGACGCGAGGCCCGGCGATTACTTGATGGTCCAGTTCGGCCACAACGACGCGACCGTCAGCGTTCCGGAGCGGTACGCTTCCGTGCCGGATTACAAGAACTATCTGAAAACGTACGTCGCCGGCGCGCGTCAGCGCGGAGCGACGCCGATCCTGGTGACGCCGGTCGGACGGCGCGATTTTAACCCGGAAACGGGCAAGTTCAACGTCAGCTTCCCGGATTACGTCGCAGGCATGAAGGAAGTGGCGCAAGAGTTGAACGTGCCGCTCGTCGATTTGAGCGCGCTCAGCGTCGCGTATTACAACGAGATCGGGCCGGAGGCGACGATGGCCGTGTTCCTCTATACGGAGCCGGGCATGTATCCGGCGTTTCCGAACGGCTCGCAGGACAATACGCACTTCCAAGAATACGGCGCGATCCAGATCGCCCGGCTCGTCTCCGTCGGCGTGAAGGCGCTGTCCGGCGTTCCGCTCTCGAATTACGTCACGGACGTCGAACCGCCTGCCGCAGTGCCGGCCAAGCCGACGGGGCTCGTCGCGAGCAACGTGAGCAACGCGGGCGCGACGCTCGCATGGAACGCGGTGGAGGGCGCGGACATCTATAAAATTTACCGCAAACGGGCGGCCGACGAGGCGTACGCATTGATCGGCACCTCGACCGTCCCGACGCTCAGCGTCATCGGCATGACGGAGGGCGAGACGTACCACCTGCGGGTGAGCGCGGTGAACGGCAAAGGGGAATCGGAGCCGTCCGACGCCGTCGTCGTCCGCATGAAACAGGCGACGATCAAATTCGATTTCGGCCTCGCGAACTCTCCGGTCGCCGCCGGTTATACGGGCGTCAATTTGTCAACCGTCTACTCGCAAGAGCGCGGCTACGGCATCGTCAATCCTCAGGGAATGATCGGGCGCGACCGCGGCACGGGCGGCGATCTGCTCCGCGATTGGCTCGGATATTTCAACGTCGGTTGGCAATTCGACGTCGACGTGCCGAACGGCTTGTACTCGGTAAAAGTGTACGTCGGCGATTATTCCGGCAGCGCCCGCACGACGGTTGCCGTCGAAGGCCAAGACTACGGGCAAGTGTCCGCGCCGCGCAACAATATCGCGGAGAAAATCATCCCGACCGTCTCCGTCAAGGACGGGCGAATGAACTTCCGCTTCGCCGGCTCGACAGGCATCGTGAACGGCCTTGAGATTACGCCGATTTTGGCGGCGCCGGCCAACCTACGCATCGATTCGCTCGACCTCGACCCGGAACAGCCGTCGGCGACGCTGCTTTGGGACCCGGTCGACGACGCGGCGCAATATCGGGTGTATAAACGCATCGAAGGAGCGAAGCAAGCGGAGCTCGCGGGCGTAACGTCCGCAACGTCGTTCTCGGATACGGCGATGGACGTCGGCTTGCAGTACGAGTACTCGGTTTCGACCGTCGACCACGCGGGTACGGAGACGGTGCCGTCGTCGCCGCTGCTCGTGCCGATGTTCGACCCGAGCCAACCGGTTCCGGCCGTTCCGAGCAACCTGCGTCTTGGCGCGGTGAACAAAAACGACCTGACAATCGAATGGGATTCCGCGGATGGAGCATATTCCTACGTCGTGTACCGCGCTAAGAAGGCGGACGGCCCGTACGCGCTCGTCGGCCGGACGAAGGAGCCGCGTTTTACGGACACAACCGTGCTCACGACGATCCGCTACTACTACAAAGTCGCTTCCGCCGGATTGGGCGGGAAATCCGGCTTCTCGGAGCCGATCGAAACGCCGGCCGTCACCGTGCTCAAGCGCCAGATGGAGACGCTCGACCGCGCCCCTGTCGCGATCGCGACCGAGCAGGGCGTCTATATCGGATGGCGCAAGCTCGGCCTCGACCCGGCGAACATCGCCTTCGCGTTGTACCGCGACGGCAAGAAAATTACCGGCGAGCCGATCGAAGGCGCGACGAATTGGCTTGACCGGGAGGGGACCGCGGCATCCGTGTACCAGCTGTACACCGTCGTCGACGGCGTCGAAACACCGGCGACGCAACGATTCGGCGTTTGGCAAAAGCAGTACTTGTCCGTCCCGCTCGACAAACCGGCGGACGGCGTCACGAAAGACAATCAGCCGTATACGTACCACGCGGGCGATGCCAGCGTCGGCGACCTGGACGGAGACGGAACCTACGAAATCGTGCTGCTGTGGAACCCGAGCAACGCGAAGGACAACTCGCAAGCGGGATACACAGGCATCGTCTATATGGACGCGTATAAGCTGGACGGAACGAGACTGTGGCGAATCAATCTCGGACCGAACATTCGCGCCGGCGCGCACTACACCCAATTCATGGTGTACGATCTCGACGGCGACGGGAAATCGGAAGTCGCGTTCAAAACAGCCGACGGCACCGTCGACGGCGTCGGCAACGTCATCGGCCGAGCCGGCGTCGATCACCGGAACAGCAGCGGATACGTCCTTCAGGGCGCCGAGTATATAACGGTCTTCGAAGGCGCGACCGGCAAGGCGCTCGCCACGGCCGAATACGATCCGCCGCGCGGCGACGTATCGTCTTGGGGCGACTCGTACGGCAACCGGGTGGACCGCTTCCTCGCGGCCGTCGCGTACCTCGACGGGGAACGCCCGAGCCTCGTGATGAGCCGCGGCTATTATACCCGCACGGTGCTTGCCGCCTACAACTACCGGGATGGCCAGCTGACGAAGCTGTGGCGCTTCGACACGAACGACGAGGGCAACGGCGGCTACGCCGGCCAAGGCAACCATAACTTGTCCATAGGCGACGTCGACGGGGACGGCAAAGACGAAATCAGCTTCGGCGCGATGGCGATCGACGACGACGGCACCGGTCTGTACACGACCGGCCTCGGCCACGGCGACGCGATGCACCTCGGCGATCTCGATCCGGACCGCCCGGGACTCGAACTGTTCGACGTGCACGAGCACGCCGACTCGCCGTACGGCATGGAAATGCGCGATCCCGCCACGGGCGAGGTATTGTGGGGCGTTCGCACCGGCGTCGACACCGGCCGCGGCATGACGGCGGATATCGATCCCCGCCATTTGGGCGAAGAGGCGTGGAGCGCGACGATCACGAACGAACAGCAGGTGCAGATTACCGGTTTGTATAACGTAAAAGGTGAGCGGATCAGCTTGAACATTCCGACGTCGACGAACTTCGGCATTTGGTGGGACGGCGATCTGCTCCGCGAACTGCTTGACGGCATCCGAATCGACAAGTGGGATTACGAGTCTGAAACGACGCAAAACGTTCTAACGGCAACCGGCAGCGCGTCGAACAACAGTACGAAGGCGAATCCGAGCCTCCAAGCCGATTTGTTCGGCGATTGGCGGGAAGAGGTCGTCTGGCGGGCGGCGGATAGCAGCGAACTGCGCATTTACTCGACCACGGACGTAACGGAGCACGGTCTCCGAACGCTGATGCACGACCCGATCTACCGACTCGGCGTCGCGTGGCAGAACGTCGGCTACAACCAACCGCCGCACACCGGCTACTACCTTGGCGTCGGCATGACCGAGCCGGCTGCCCCGAGCATCTACCTGACCGCAGCGAACTTGCCGGACATCGAACCGCCGACGATTGTTTTCCAGTCGGCCGACGGAGCGACGTACGGCGTCGCCGATCTCGTCCCGCTCGGGTGCGAAACGACCGATGCGCAATCCGGCATCGTTTCCTCCGACTGCGATCCGAACGCCGCCGCATTCGGTTACGAGTTGGGCGGGGGCACGCACGTCCTGACCGCCCATGCGACGGACGCGGCCGGCAACGCCGCGCAGGCGTCGATCACGATCCATGTCGCGGTCGACTTCGAAGGCGTCATCGCATTGACGCGAAGCTTCGTCTCTTCCGCAGACGTCGAATCGTCGCTGATCGAGAAGCTGCAAGCGGCTCAGGCGGCGGACGCGCGGGGCAACGGGCAAGCGAAAGAGGGGCAGCTGGGGGCGTACATGAACCAGCTGAAGGCGCAGACCGACAAGGCGATCGCCCCCGAGCAGGCGAGCGTCCTCGCCGAACTCGCCCGACAACTATAA
- a CDS encoding chromate transporter encodes MSEWWELFLGFFLANVFGYGGGPASIPLMYQEVVPNNGWLTSAEFTNVLALGNSLPGPIATKIASYVGYDVAGWIGVVIAIVATVAPSAIALILLLNLLQKYKQSPAVKGMTLLVQPVIAVMMLLVTWESSWESVQMIGILQFLGIAAVAFYFMQVRRIHPAFVIVGAFVYGGVFLS; translated from the coding sequence ATGTCGGAATGGTGGGAATTGTTTCTCGGCTTTTTCCTGGCGAACGTGTTCGGATACGGCGGCGGTCCCGCCTCGATCCCGTTGATGTACCAAGAAGTCGTGCCGAACAACGGCTGGCTGACGAGCGCGGAGTTTACGAACGTACTGGCGCTCGGGAACTCGCTGCCGGGCCCGATCGCCACGAAGATCGCTTCTTACGTAGGATATGATGTCGCCGGATGGATCGGGGTTGTGATCGCGATTGTCGCGACGGTCGCTCCTTCCGCGATCGCCCTGATTTTGCTGTTGAATCTATTGCAAAAGTATAAGCAGTCGCCGGCGGTGAAAGGCATGACGCTGCTCGTGCAGCCCGTCATCGCCGTCATGATGCTGCTGGTGACGTGGGAGAGCTCGTGGGAATCGGTTCAGATGATCGGCATATTGCAGTTTTTGGGTATCGCAGCCGTCGCCTTCTATTTCATGCAGGTCCGACGCATTCACCCCGCGTTCGTCATCGTCGGCGCGTTCGTGTACGGCGGCGTGTTTTTATCGTAA
- a CDS encoding chromate transporter, whose protein sequence is MNNPYLQIGVAMCRTGILGYGGGPSIVPLIRYEAVTRYRWMSDEEFGEVLAIANALPGPIATKLSAYLGYRQKGVIGALIGLLSHIVPTSAAMVGLYAFITFFSTSPVVKGMISAVVPVIAVMLGVMSYEFGEKAVKGLGVALGIALFAVSIALLQFAALHPAIVIAAFLTYGSIHHRVKARWNDRRTQKGEG, encoded by the coding sequence ATGAATAATCCATACTTGCAAATCGGCGTCGCCATGTGCCGCACGGGCATTCTTGGGTACGGCGGCGGTCCTTCCATCGTGCCTTTGATCCGGTACGAGGCGGTGACGCGTTATCGCTGGATGTCGGATGAAGAATTCGGCGAAGTGCTGGCGATCGCGAACGCCCTGCCCGGCCCGATCGCCACGAAGCTATCCGCCTATTTGGGATACCGGCAGAAAGGCGTAATCGGGGCATTGATCGGACTGCTCAGCCACATCGTGCCGACAAGCGCCGCCATGGTCGGACTGTACGCGTTTATTACGTTCTTCAGCACGTCTCCGGTCGTGAAAGGCATGATTTCGGCCGTCGTCCCCGTCATCGCGGTCATGCTCGGCGTGATGTCGTACGAATTTGGGGAAAAAGCGGTGAAAGGGCTAGGCGTCGCGTTAGGCATCGCGTTATTCGCGGTTTCGATCGCGCTGCTGCAGTTCGCCGCGCTCCATCCAGCGATCGTGATCGCCGCGTTCCTGACGTACGGCTCCATCCATCATAGGGTGAAAGCGCGATGGAACGACCGGCGGACGCAGAAAGGAGAAGGCTGA
- a CDS encoding Lrp/AsnC family transcriptional regulator, with translation MMPTIDDIDRKLISILSQDGRASYTDLAKSVGLSRVAVQTRLNALVENGTIERFACILNPERLGLTVSAFFNVDVEPRHLMSVADRLASEPEVTSLYHMSGPSKLHMHGLFASHEEMEGFLQHKLYPLEGVVSVDCQVLIKRYKSRMGIRL, from the coding sequence ATGATGCCGACTATCGATGACATCGACCGGAAGCTGATTTCAATTTTGTCCCAGGATGGGAGAGCGTCCTATACGGACTTGGCAAAGAGCGTCGGATTGTCCCGCGTTGCCGTGCAAACTCGGTTGAACGCGCTGGTCGAGAACGGTACGATCGAGCGGTTCGCTTGCATTTTGAATCCGGAGCGGCTCGGGCTGACGGTGTCCGCCTTTTTTAATGTGGACGTGGAACCGCGCCATTTGATGAGCGTGGCGGACCGCCTTGCCTCCGAACCCGAGGTAACGAGTTTGTACCATATGTCGGGGCCGAGCAAGCTGCATATGCACGGGTTGTTCGCGTCGCATGAAGAAATGGAAGGTTTTCTTCAGCATAAGCTGTACCCGCTCGAAGGCGTCGTCAGCGTGGATTGCCAAGTGCTGATCAAACGCTACAAAAGCCGTATGGGCATCCGGTTATAA
- the trhA gene encoding PAQR family membrane homeostasis protein TrhA: MVNTYVYSRREEFVNALTHGLGAVFSLVALILLVVFASLKGTAWHIVSYSVYGVTMLLLYTSSTLVHAFPEGKLKDLFETFDHSSIYLFIAGTYTPILLTLLRSPLGWSLFGVVWGMAIGGVVFKAFFTKRFLYWSTFGYIAMGWMIIFMWKPLVRAASPETLFWLVVGGICYTLGSVFYVWRGFPHHHAVWHIFVLAGSAAHFASIMFMLP; encoded by the coding sequence ATGGTAAATACGTATGTGTACTCGAGGCGGGAAGAATTCGTCAATGCGCTCACGCATGGGCTCGGGGCGGTGTTCAGCCTCGTCGCGCTCATCTTGCTCGTCGTGTTCGCAAGCTTGAAGGGGACGGCTTGGCATATCGTCAGTTACTCTGTGTACGGGGTAACGATGCTGCTATTGTACACCTCTTCGACGCTGGTGCACGCTTTCCCGGAAGGCAAGTTGAAAGACTTATTCGAAACGTTCGACCATTCCTCGATCTACTTGTTTATCGCCGGCACGTACACGCCGATTCTGCTTACGCTGCTCCGCAGTCCGCTCGGTTGGTCATTGTTCGGCGTCGTTTGGGGCATGGCCATTGGCGGGGTCGTGTTCAAAGCGTTCTTCACCAAAAGGTTCTTGTACTGGTCGACCTTCGGCTACATCGCAATGGGGTGGATGATCATCTTCATGTGGAAGCCTTTAGTCCGCGCAGCCAGCCCCGAAACCTTGTTTTGGCTGGTCGTCGGCGGCATTTGCTACACGCTGGGATCCGTTTTTTACGTCTGGCGTGGGTTTCCGCATCACCACGCGGTTTGGCATATATTCGTCCTCGCCGGCTCCGCCGCGCATTTCGCCTCGATTATGTTCATGCTGCCTTAG
- a CDS encoding IS1595 family transposase, whose translation MDDKSAYRYFYDQKWPGGYRCPRCGHRECTTISTRRLPLYQCGLCKHQTTLTAGTVMERSRTPLGKWAQAIELLSSTGGVNVVQLSAAIRISYKSAWGMLRSFRRAISNLEASRRLDGYVRAGLEFLGPRYFLLYVHQPRQHAVVIGASVDHLTGEPVEIKLHSVPRGHLNGMKRLTREGKDTFFERHVDPCSISEFVPYAKMNINEPLYQCFQEARRWLSRLFHGLGAASLQSYLDEYCFRWNGAKLRMNQRQQWLDVCFLRAERKTPPLRAANICPDECAACSLFGIGVQAV comes from the coding sequence ATGGACGACAAATCGGCATATCGCTATTTTTACGATCAGAAATGGCCCGGCGGGTATCGCTGTCCTCGTTGCGGCCATCGCGAATGCACGACGATTTCGACTCGAAGACTTCCGCTATACCAGTGCGGCTTATGCAAACACCAAACGACCCTTACCGCCGGCACTGTCATGGAGCGCAGCCGCACTCCGCTGGGCAAATGGGCTCAGGCCATCGAACTGCTGTCCAGCACCGGGGGAGTCAACGTGGTACAGCTTTCTGCCGCCATCCGAATTTCTTATAAAAGCGCATGGGGCATGCTCCGCAGTTTTCGCCGCGCAATAAGCAATCTGGAGGCTTCACGCCGCCTGGACGGTTATGTTCGAGCCGGATTGGAATTTCTGGGACCTCGCTACTTTCTCCTGTACGTCCATCAACCGCGCCAGCATGCCGTCGTTATCGGTGCATCTGTCGATCATCTGACGGGGGAACCGGTTGAAATCAAACTTCACAGCGTTCCCAGAGGTCATTTGAACGGTATGAAACGGCTTACCCGCGAAGGGAAGGACACCTTCTTCGAACGACACGTCGACCCTTGCTCAATATCGGAATTCGTTCCGTACGCGAAAATGAATATCAATGAACCTCTGTACCAATGTTTCCAAGAGGCCCGTAGATGGTTGAGCCGTCTCTTCCATGGCTTAGGCGCCGCTTCTTTGCAGTCCTATTTAGATGAATATTGCTTTCGCTGGAACGGGGCAAAGCTTCGCATGAATCAGCGGCAGCAATGGTTAGACGTTTGTTTTCTTCGCGCCGAGCGCAAGACTCCCCCTCTGCGCGCCGCCAACATCTGCCCGGACGAATGTGCGGCATGTTCCCTTTTCGGCATCGGCGTACAGGCGGTGTAA
- a CDS encoding DMT family transporter has product MKTSLGAYAMLIAVAVMWGANFGISRLAMDTFDPVLFTFLRFGLAVPCFFLLLKWQEGSVGLPRAALLHTFALGLFGVTLLELLVMYSIKYTTLANASLLNVAPWPIFTALLAPLVTREKLSVRVAVGGGIAMVGVALVILGGSGLDLSSEHMVGNLMAFAVSIIGACFNLGTMPLMNKYSALRVTAWTLLFGALCMAPLTFASWGKVQWGTLGAVEWGSIGYNVLFCTLIGFLGWNWSMYKIGAARANFFRYAVPAAAVVAGFVMYDEAITFTQIAGGAFMLLGLVWISMERRVAKPIAGAA; this is encoded by the coding sequence TTGAAGACGAGTTTGGGTGCATACGCGATGTTGATCGCCGTCGCCGTGATGTGGGGAGCGAATTTCGGCATTTCGCGCCTTGCGATGGATACGTTCGATCCGGTGTTATTTACGTTTTTGCGGTTCGGGCTCGCCGTGCCGTGCTTTTTTTTATTGTTAAAGTGGCAGGAGGGCAGCGTCGGGCTGCCGCGGGCTGCGCTGCTGCATACGTTCGCGCTCGGTTTGTTTGGCGTCACGCTGCTCGAGCTGCTAGTCATGTACTCGATTAAATATACGACGCTAGCGAATGCATCGTTGTTGAACGTCGCGCCGTGGCCGATCTTTACGGCATTGCTGGCGCCGCTCGTCACGCGGGAGAAGTTGAGCGTTCGAGTGGCGGTCGGAGGCGGCATCGCGATGGTCGGCGTCGCGCTCGTCATTCTCGGCGGGAGCGGGCTCGATTTGTCGTCGGAACATATGGTCGGCAATTTGATGGCGTTCGCCGTCAGCATTATTGGCGCTTGTTTTAATTTAGGCACGATGCCGTTGATGAACAAGTATTCGGCTCTTCGGGTAACTGCGTGGACGTTGTTGTTCGGCGCGTTGTGCATGGCCCCGCTCACGTTCGCTTCGTGGGGCAAAGTGCAGTGGGGGACGCTTGGCGCCGTCGAGTGGGGTTCGATCGGGTATAACGTTTTATTCTGCACGCTAATCGGGTTTTTGGGCTGGAATTGGAGCATGTACAAAATCGGGGCGGCGCGGGCGAATTTCTTCCGCTACGCCGTTCCGGCGGCTGCCGTCGTCGCCGGCTTCGTCATGTACGACGAGGCGATTACGTTCACGCAAATCGCCGGCGGCGCGTTCATGCTGCTCGGCCTCGTCTGGATCAGCATGGAGCGAAGGGTCGCGAAGCCGATCGCCGGAGCGGCGTAA
- a CDS encoding DMT family transporter, which translates to MLYLIVASLAWSIVSVLVKVASLQFDAYSITFARFSIGVAALAVFLYATRKSLRPAAMHRWIWIGAIGKCANYLFENIAISIGHAYGGVLVLPIQTITLLIVGMFLFKEKPGARSWGAAALVLAGVLLITLNGRPPMAAFGEQGVVTLLFALSGVGAALHFLSSKMLLDAMNDVSMNYSTFFWASLFAAAPLPFAADWEPTFVPGAWLAAVALGLVTGFSFIMLSRALRTVKFSVAVIVSNMAALFTVLWSGLFLGEPITLYIVLGAATIVAGMTMLNWPSRAAQKG; encoded by the coding sequence ATGCTATATCTTATCGTCGCTTCTTTGGCATGGAGCATCGTAAGCGTGCTGGTTAAAGTCGCGTCCTTGCAGTTCGATGCATATTCGATCACGTTCGCGCGGTTTTCGATCGGCGTAGCGGCGCTCGCCGTTTTCCTGTACGCGACGCGCAAGTCGCTTCGACCGGCGGCGATGCACCGATGGATCTGGATCGGCGCGATCGGCAAATGCGCGAATTATTTGTTCGAGAATATCGCGATTTCGATCGGCCATGCGTACGGGGGAGTGCTCGTCCTGCCGATTCAGACGATTACGCTGCTGATCGTCGGCATGTTCCTGTTCAAAGAAAAGCCGGGAGCGCGCAGCTGGGGAGCCGCCGCGCTCGTGCTGGCGGGCGTGCTCCTGATCACGTTGAACGGCAGGCCGCCGATGGCCGCCTTCGGCGAGCAGGGGGTCGTAACGCTGTTGTTCGCGCTTTCCGGGGTCGGCGCCGCGCTGCATTTCTTAAGCTCCAAAATGCTCCTCGACGCGATGAACGACGTGTCGATGAACTACAGCACGTTCTTCTGGGCGTCGCTGTTCGCCGCCGCGCCGCTCCCGTTCGCGGCGGATTGGGAGCCGACGTTCGTTCCTGGCGCGTGGCTGGCCGCCGTCGCGCTCGGTCTCGTCACGGGGTTCAGCTTCATCATGCTGTCGAGGGCGCTCAGGACGGTGAAATTTTCCGTAGCCGTCATCGTTTCCAATATGGCCGCGCTGTTTACCGTGTTGTGGTCGGGCCTGTTTTTGGGCGAACCGATAACGTTGTATATCGTCCTCGGCGCGGCGACGATCGTTGCGGGGATGACGATGCTGAATTGGCCGTCGAGAGCCGCTCAAAAGGGTTAA